In a single window of the Priestia filamentosa genome:
- a CDS encoding alpha/beta hydrolase, with product MKEQYKVMDGAESFFIKGNEVGILISHGFMGTPQSMEYIGHRLAEQGYTVYATRLKGHGTHHYDLEKCTYKDWVASIEEGYKKLKAQCSKVFMLGQSMGGTLTANLALTHKDIDGIMLINPAINSIPEMEHLDQTVNDRFVEEGRPDIHNEEAVEITYTHAPMKSIRELLSFIKVVSFKLSGIEAPLLCLTSPEDHVVPASNSTYLLNHVSSQDKKQVMLPNSYHVASMDFDQDTIVKQCTSFIESNLQKFNNVIPLRAAK from the coding sequence ATGAAAGAACAGTACAAAGTAATGGACGGCGCTGAATCATTTTTTATAAAAGGAAATGAAGTTGGTATTTTAATTTCACATGGATTTATGGGAACTCCACAAAGTATGGAATATATTGGACACCGTTTAGCAGAACAAGGCTACACGGTATATGCTACAAGATTAAAAGGTCACGGTACTCATCATTATGACCTTGAAAAATGCACGTATAAGGATTGGGTAGCAAGCATTGAAGAAGGCTATAAAAAATTGAAAGCTCAGTGTAGCAAAGTATTTATGCTTGGCCAGTCAATGGGGGGAACATTAACAGCGAACTTAGCATTAACACATAAAGATATCGACGGTATTATGCTTATTAATCCTGCTATAAATTCAATTCCTGAAATGGAGCATTTAGATCAAACCGTAAATGATCGTTTTGTTGAAGAAGGAAGACCAGATATTCATAATGAAGAAGCGGTAGAGATTACGTATACGCATGCGCCGATGAAGTCTATTAGGGAGCTTCTTTCGTTTATAAAAGTTGTTTCATTTAAATTATCAGGTATTGAAGCACCGCTATTATGCTTAACATCACCTGAAGATCATGTTGTGCCTGCTTCAAATAGTACGTATTTGTTAAACCATGTATCTTCCCAAGATAAGAAACAAGTGATGCTCCCTAACTCTTATCATGTTGCTTCAATGGACTTTGATCAAGATACAATTGTAAAACAGTGCACTTCTTTTATTGAAAGCAACCTTCAAAAGTTTAATAATGTCATTCCACTAAGAGCAGCAAAATAA
- a CDS encoding alpha/beta-type small acid-soluble spore protein, whose translation MSKQKKPEMIAFKKEVMKKAGYRTDGEDVKYEIAQELNIPLNKGRNRELTSENAGKIGGQIGSKMVKELIQQAKLQLNKPK comes from the coding sequence ATGAGCAAACAAAAAAAGCCTGAAATGATCGCATTCAAAAAAGAAGTGATGAAAAAAGCGGGATATCGCACTGACGGAGAAGACGTAAAATATGAAATAGCACAGGAATTGAATATCCCTTTAAACAAAGGAAGAAATCGAGAATTAACATCTGAAAATGCTGGGAAAATCGGCGGACAAATTGGAAGCAAGATGGTAAAAGAACTAATTCAGCAAGCAAAGCTCCAGTTGAATAAGCCAAAATAA
- a CDS encoding penicillin-binding transpeptidase domain-containing protein has product MKKKIYFIAFLCLCITALVSCSNQPTAEERIKEFVASWNKQDFTKMYTYLDEKSKNSITEKDFISKYENIYSGIETKNLKVSVKEEKDNRFKVTMKMETMAGKLQWNETIKAVEEEQSKDKSWYVNWSPSLIVPDLKDKEKVRVSTIKAERGSITDRNGTPLAFNGTATQIGVIPGELGNTNGAKEKLAAILNMSIEEIDKKLNQSWVKENLFVPLKTVSSTNEEIITKAKELQGVGTQDVPSRVYQCGESCAHLIGYVGDITAEMLEKKKDEGYTASSVIGKTGLESLYESKLRAKDGAVIYIADQDGNKRKEILKKNAENGQDIQLTIDSNVQESIYNQLKDGEGVGVALQPKTGEILALVSAPSYNPADFVLGISADEYEALSNNEHKPLLNRFKATFSPGSTFKLLTAGMLLENNVWSPDQKLAISGPWQKDKSWGSFHVNRVGSSPNVNLYDALVTSDNIYFAQGAVKLGPEKFLEGAKNYGFGEKLPLKGYDVSTSTISKDGKMESDLLLANTAYGQGEVQVNPIHLASIYTSIVNNGNMITPVLLKSEKSGQVWKEHVMSEKTTEEVRKGLIGVIKDTHGTARAAKIPGVTLAGKTGTAELKKSQGEQGAENGWFVMTDVDNPSLLVTMMVSNADGGSHSVVPKVKKVFEDYYASNPLQ; this is encoded by the coding sequence TTGAAGAAAAAAATATATTTTATCGCTTTTTTATGCTTATGTATAACAGCGCTTGTTTCCTGTTCAAATCAACCAACTGCCGAAGAACGGATCAAAGAATTTGTTGCTTCATGGAACAAGCAAGATTTTACGAAAATGTACACTTACCTTGATGAAAAATCTAAGAATTCTATTACAGAAAAAGACTTTATATCAAAATATGAAAATATTTATAGCGGAATTGAAACAAAGAACTTAAAAGTAAGTGTTAAAGAGGAAAAAGATAACCGTTTCAAAGTAACAATGAAAATGGAGACCATGGCTGGCAAACTTCAATGGAATGAAACGATTAAAGCTGTTGAAGAGGAACAATCAAAAGATAAAAGTTGGTATGTAAACTGGTCACCTTCTCTTATTGTCCCTGATTTGAAGGATAAAGAAAAAGTACGTGTTTCTACTATCAAAGCTGAGCGTGGAAGTATTACAGACCGAAATGGAACACCACTTGCTTTCAACGGGACAGCTACGCAAATTGGTGTTATTCCAGGTGAACTCGGAAACACAAATGGTGCAAAAGAAAAACTCGCAGCTATTTTAAATATGAGTATAGAAGAGATTGATAAAAAACTTAATCAGTCTTGGGTAAAAGAAAACTTGTTTGTGCCATTAAAGACCGTAAGCTCAACAAATGAAGAAATTATTACTAAGGCAAAAGAACTCCAAGGTGTCGGAACACAAGACGTACCTTCACGAGTTTACCAATGTGGAGAATCTTGTGCACATCTTATTGGATATGTTGGAGACATCACAGCTGAAATGCTAGAAAAGAAAAAGGATGAAGGATATACAGCAAGTTCTGTTATTGGTAAAACAGGTCTGGAATCTCTCTATGAATCAAAGCTTCGCGCCAAGGACGGAGCAGTCATTTATATTGCAGATCAAGATGGAAATAAACGAAAAGAAATCTTGAAAAAGAATGCAGAAAATGGACAAGACATACAGCTAACGATTGACTCAAACGTACAAGAATCTATTTATAATCAGTTAAAAGATGGAGAAGGCGTTGGGGTAGCTCTTCAACCTAAAACAGGAGAAATTTTAGCTCTTGTTAGCGCTCCTTCTTATAATCCAGCCGATTTTGTGTTAGGGATAAGCGCAGATGAATATGAAGCTCTTTCTAACAATGAGCATAAACCACTTCTAAACCGTTTCAAAGCTACTTTTTCCCCTGGGTCTACATTTAAACTTCTAACAGCAGGCATGCTCTTAGAAAACAATGTATGGTCTCCGGATCAGAAACTTGCAATAAGTGGACCATGGCAAAAAGATAAAAGCTGGGGAAGCTTTCATGTAAATCGTGTGGGAAGCTCACCAAACGTTAATCTTTATGATGCCCTTGTGACATCAGACAATATTTACTTTGCACAAGGAGCTGTAAAGCTAGGCCCTGAAAAGTTCCTCGAAGGAGCGAAAAATTACGGTTTTGGAGAGAAACTTCCGCTTAAAGGATACGATGTGTCTACATCAACTATTTCGAAAGACGGCAAAATGGAATCTGACCTTTTATTAGCTAATACAGCATATGGACAAGGTGAAGTACAAGTGAATCCCATTCATTTAGCTTCAATCTATACGTCTATTGTAAACAATGGGAATATGATAACTCCTGTTTTATTAAAAAGTGAAAAAAGTGGTCAAGTTTGGAAAGAACACGTAATGTCTGAAAAAACAACTGAAGAAGTACGAAAAGGATTAATTGGAGTTATTAAAGATACTCACGGCACAGCTCGTGCCGCAAAAATTCCTGGAGTAACGCTGGCAGGTAAAACCGGAACAGCAGAACTTAAAAAGTCTCAAGGCGAACAAGGAGCTGAAAACGGTTGGTTTGTGATGACAGATGTTGACAACCCTTCTCTTCTTGTAACAATGATGGTAAGCAATGCGGACGGAGGAAGCCACTCTGTCGTACCGAAAGTAAAAAAGGTATTTGAAGATTATTATGCATCTAACCCTCTACAATAA